The following proteins are co-located in the Bacteroidales bacterium genome:
- a CDS encoding ABC transporter permease, whose product MKDIKAAFISECIKLRRSGIFWITVIIFIIIPLMMGLMMFVAKNPELAAKLGMVGTKSTLFGRNDWSGFFGLLIQAIATIGYIGFGFVTSWIFGREYSDRTLKDILALPVSRSSIVVSKFIVIFFWCALLTILLYSFGLLIGWFIDISGWSEELFSQFTKKTFSTSFLTLLLCTPVAFFASYGRGIIAPIGFLIITLIIAQFVAIVGLGPYFPWAIPGVATAPPGTEGMQLVPVSYIILVLTCILGFAGTVAWWRYADHH is encoded by the coding sequence ATGAAAGATATTAAGGCTGCTTTTATATCTGAATGCATAAAACTGCGCCGGTCCGGAATTTTCTGGATTACAGTAATCATTTTCATTATTATTCCGCTGATGATGGGCCTTATGATGTTTGTGGCTAAAAATCCGGAGCTGGCTGCTAAACTGGGGATGGTAGGAACAAAATCGACATTGTTCGGCAGAAATGACTGGTCAGGCTTTTTTGGACTACTAATTCAGGCAATAGCAACAATAGGATACATTGGCTTCGGATTTGTTACCAGCTGGATATTTGGCCGTGAGTATTCTGACCGCACTTTAAAAGACATTCTCGCATTGCCAGTGTCACGTTCATCAATTGTCGTTTCCAAGTTTATTGTGATATTTTTCTGGTGTGCCCTGCTGACAATATTGTTATACTCCTTTGGTCTGTTAATCGGGTGGTTTATTGATATTTCCGGCTGGTCGGAGGAGCTATTTTCCCAATTCACAAAAAAAACATTTTCAACCTCATTCCTTACTTTGCTTCTTTGCACACCTGTTGCCTTTTTTGCCAGTTATGGAAGGGGCATAATTGCACCAATAGGTTTTCTGATTATTACTTTGATAATAGCTCAGTTTGTCGCGATAGTTGGACTTGGTCCATATTTTCCATGGGCAATCCCGGGTGTTGCCACTGCACCTCCCGGAACAGAAGGAATGCAACTGGTTCCGGTCAGTTACATTATCCTTGTTTTGACATGTATTCTGGGTTTTGCTGGCACAGTTGCCTGGTGGCGTTATGCGGATCATCATTAA
- a CDS encoding outer membrane beta-barrel protein codes for MRSIRISLIVTFIVFCAGLNGQIFVGGDFGFNSHTNKTKEMGTVTREYSDYSLSLAPEAGKFLSEKVAIGIALGFSVGGSHSVNANETTTKSSSFGINPFVRYYAWKSNKFSIYGEGRTGVEFSRSSRTTGPITDDDPDVTRLSVSIYPGLSYALTEKLELETSLRFLSAGYSYQISKEGTTKNNSSGFNAGAGLSNILSVNGLVIGAIYKF; via the coding sequence ATGAGATCAATTCGCATTTCGTTAATAGTAACATTCATAGTGTTCTGTGCCGGTTTAAACGGACAAATTTTTGTGGGAGGTGATTTTGGGTTTAATTCCCATACTAATAAAACAAAAGAAATGGGCACTGTTACACGTGAGTATTCAGACTACAGTTTAAGTCTGGCACCTGAAGCAGGAAAATTTCTGTCAGAAAAAGTTGCAATCGGAATTGCTCTGGGATTTTCTGTGGGCGGAAGCCACTCGGTAAATGCCAATGAAACGACAACAAAATCATCCTCTTTCGGAATAAATCCATTTGTGCGTTATTATGCATGGAAATCAAATAAGTTCTCAATTTATGGAGAAGGCAGGACAGGAGTTGAGTTCTCCCGGTCGAGCAGGACGACAGGACCGATAACTGACGATGACCCTGACGTAACCAGATTGTCTGTCAGCATTTATCCGGGTCTCTCATATGCTTTAACTGAAAAACTGGAACTTGAGACATCGTTACGTTTCTTAAGCGCAGGCTACAGCTACCAGATATCAAAAGAGGGCACTACCAAAAACAATTCATCAGGTTTCAATGCCGGGGCCGGACTGAGTAACATATTGTCAGTCAACGGTCTTGTAATCGGCGCAATCTATAAGTTTTGA